A genomic window from Gossypium hirsutum isolate 1008001.06 chromosome D12, Gossypium_hirsutum_v2.1, whole genome shotgun sequence includes:
- the LOC107946259 gene encoding stemmadenine O-acetyltransferase, translated as MQLKVQVISEEIVKPSSPTADRLRRYQLSFLDQLNASFYNALVYFYPKICDTEANKITVSNRLKHSISNALTYFYPLAGRITDDQLFVDCNDEGIPFLEVGVECQLSDVLNNPIPKELNKLLPFEFHGAKKIPLGIQFNVFDCGGIAVGVCISHKIGDALSFFSFVNMWAAIARGETNLIAPEFKSASLFPPRDLWGYTPGASLIKKGQTITKRFVFCATKVEEIRRKYAENTNQTRPTRVEALSAFIWERFLTAFGARSRPDTLCAIVHLVNLRARIEPPMPGSLFGNLSGLAMTIPSMDSNIVTQIRDSIKTVNKEYVMKLKNGYTHQEYLRDKAASYGKGEMVSLTFTSLCRFPMYEADFGWGKPIWAGSADRQIKNVTTFTDAINGDGIEAWVTLNEEEMAKFDCDEELLAYVNNPKSL; from the coding sequence ATGCAGCTTAAGGTCCAAGTGATTTCAGAAGAGATTGTAAAGCCATCATCTCCGACTGCCGATAGACTGCGTCGATACCAACTATCGTTCCTAGATCAACTAAATGCCTCGTTCTATAATGCTTTGGTCTATTTCTACCCAAAAATATGCGACACTGAAGCCAACAAAATCACAGTTTCCAATCGGTTGAAACACTCCATTTCCAATGCCCTCACCTATTTTTACCCACTGGCTGGTCGGATAACGGATGACCAGTTGTTTGTTGATTGCAACGATGAGGGGATACCCTTTTTGGAAGTTGGAGTGGAGTGCCAACTTTCAGATGTTTTAAACAATCCAATTCCCAAAGAACTCAACAAGTTGCTTCCTTTTGAATTCCATGGTGCTAAAAAAATTCCCCTTGGAATCCAATTCAACGTTTTCGACTGTGGGGGGATAGCGGTTGGTGTTTGTATTTCCCACAAAATTGGAGACGCCCTTTCATTTTTCTCGTTTGTGAATATGTGGGCAGCCATTGCTCGTGGAGAGACGAATTTGATTGCCCCCGAATTCAAATCGGCCTCGCTTTTCCCACCACGAGACCTTTGGGGATACACGCCAGGAGctagtttaataaaaaaaggaCAAACAATAACCAAGAGATTCGTGTTTTGTGCCACCAAAGTGGAGGAAATTAGAAGAAAATATGCTGAGAATACTAACCAAACACGCCCGACTCGTGTTGAGGCCCTATCAGCTTTCATATGGGAGCGTTTCCTTACTGCCTTTGGTGCAAGATCAAGACCAGATACGCTTTGCGCAATTGTTCACTTGGTAAATTTACGTGCGAGAATTGAGCCTCCAATGCCGGGTTCTTTATTTGGAAACCTTTCTGGCTTAGCAATGACTATCCCATCCATGGACAGTAACATCGTTACCCAAATAAGAGACTCCATAAAAACAGTGAACAAGGAGTACGTGATGAAACTAAAAAATGGATATACTCACCAGGAATATCTTAGGGATAAGGCAGCAAGTTATGGCAAAGGCGAGATGGTTAGCTTAACTTTCACAAGTTTATGCAGGTTTCCTATGTACGAAGCTGATTTTGGTTGGGGGAAACCCATATGGGCTGGCTCTGCAGATCGACAAATAAAGAATGTAACTACTTTCACGGACGCCATAAATGGCGATGGAATAGAGGCTTGGGTTACCTTAAATGAAGAAGAAATGGCGAAATTTGATTGTGATGAGGAATTGCTTGCATATGTTAATAACCCAAAAAGCTTGTAA
- the LOC107946258 gene encoding E3 ubiquitin-protein ligase AIRP2 isoform X1 produces MGMVYYQLSKSSYQDFLKILKADIQHANALAAAIPRAKSGAHLQMKLVYNHLAPLFLFLLQWMDSSCICLLPRFLNLFHILVYKVYTDGRSNISRRGRKATIREFYGVILPSLQRLHGNLGELDDDKEAGGSSAKKRVDLDNRHGNIDFEREDECGICLEPCTKMVLPNCCHAMCIKCYRNWNTKSESCPFCRGSLKRVNSEDLWVLTCNDDVVDNKTVSQEDLLRFYLYINSLPKDFPDALFLVYYEYLI; encoded by the exons ATGGGGATGGTGTATTATCAGTTGTCAAAGTCTTCTTATCAGGATTTTCTGAAAATACTAAAGGCTGACATACAACATGCAAATGCTTt GGCTGCTGCAATTCCAAGGGCCAAGAGTGGTGCTCACCTTCAAATGAAATTGGTGTATAATCATTTGGCTCCCCTCTTTCTATTTTTGTTACAGTGGATGGATAGTTCCTGCATATGTTTACTCCCTAGATTTCTAAACCTCTTTCACATTCTTGTATACAAG GTCTATACAGATGGGAGATCAAATATATCTAGACGTGGAAGGAAGGCAACAATTAGAGAGTTTTACG GTGTTATATTACCATCTCTTCAAAGGCTCCATGGTAACTTGGGGGAGTTGGATGATGATAAGGAGGCTGGTGGGAGTTCTGCCAAGAAAAGAGTCGACTTAGATAATAGACATGGGAATATTGATTTTGAGAGGGAAGATGAATGTGGGATTTGCTTGGAGCCTTGCACGAAAATGGTCTTGCCTAATTGTTGTCATGCAATGTGCATCAAATGCTATCGCAATTG GAACACAAAATCTGAGTCCTGTCCGTTCTGTCGGGGTAGTTTGAAAAGGGTCAATTCTGAAGATTTATGGGTGCTTACTTGCAACGATGATGTGGTTGACAATAAAACTGTCTCACAGGAGGACTTGTTGCGTTTTTACCTCTACATCAACAGCCTTCCAAAAGATTTCCCAGATGCACTTTTCTTGGTATACTACGAGTACTTAATTTGA
- the LOC107946258 gene encoding E3 ubiquitin-protein ligase AIRP2 isoform X2 has product MGMVYYQLSKSSYQDFLKILKADIQHANALAAAIPRAKSGAHLQMKLVYTDGRSNISRRGRKATIREFYGVILPSLQRLHGNLGELDDDKEAGGSSAKKRVDLDNRHGNIDFEREDECGICLEPCTKMVLPNCCHAMCIKCYRNWNTKSESCPFCRGSLKRVNSEDLWVLTCNDDVVDNKTVSQEDLLRFYLYINSLPKDFPDALFLVYYEYLI; this is encoded by the exons ATGGGGATGGTGTATTATCAGTTGTCAAAGTCTTCTTATCAGGATTTTCTGAAAATACTAAAGGCTGACATACAACATGCAAATGCTTt GGCTGCTGCAATTCCAAGGGCCAAGAGTGGTGCTCACCTTCAAATGAAATTG GTCTATACAGATGGGAGATCAAATATATCTAGACGTGGAAGGAAGGCAACAATTAGAGAGTTTTACG GTGTTATATTACCATCTCTTCAAAGGCTCCATGGTAACTTGGGGGAGTTGGATGATGATAAGGAGGCTGGTGGGAGTTCTGCCAAGAAAAGAGTCGACTTAGATAATAGACATGGGAATATTGATTTTGAGAGGGAAGATGAATGTGGGATTTGCTTGGAGCCTTGCACGAAAATGGTCTTGCCTAATTGTTGTCATGCAATGTGCATCAAATGCTATCGCAATTG GAACACAAAATCTGAGTCCTGTCCGTTCTGTCGGGGTAGTTTGAAAAGGGTCAATTCTGAAGATTTATGGGTGCTTACTTGCAACGATGATGTGGTTGACAATAAAACTGTCTCACAGGAGGACTTGTTGCGTTTTTACCTCTACATCAACAGCCTTCCAAAAGATTTCCCAGATGCACTTTTCTTGGTATACTACGAGTACTTAATTTGA